AGTAATGATTCCGACAATAATAGGAATTGGCATTGGTTTGTGGGTTGACAGTAAATGGCCTGGGCGGATATCATGGACCTTGACCTTTCTTGTTATTGGCATTGCCCTGGGCTGCTGGAATGCCTGGTATTGGGTACAGAAGGAACGTAAAGTGATTGAAAATGAAAGAGATGAAGGGGAGTAATCTAAAATCCAAGTATTAAAATTTATTATTTTAGGTTTTCTATCAGGTGTATTTTATTTCGGCGGATTATGGCTGACCCTGCAATATATGGTACACTCACGTTATCCGGCAGTGATTACTTTACTTAGCTATATCTTGCGAGTCGCGGTTTCTTTTTTTATTTTGCTTTACATTGCCCGCTTTGGAGAGTGGACTTATGTTTTATACTGGTTAGCCGGTTTTATT
This region of Atribacterota bacterium genomic DNA includes:
- a CDS encoding AtpZ/AtpI family protein: MDKKNNSSEEKREKEFLREIEKKEKRRIKAQGRKNRTIWMGFGLFGVIGWSVMIPTIIGIGIGLWVDSKWPGRISWTLTFLVIGIALGCWNAWYWVQKERKVIENERDEGE
- a CDS encoding ATP synthase subunit I — encoded protein: MLGFLSGVFYFGGLWLTLQYMVHSRYPAVITLLSYILRVAVSFFILLYIARFGEWTYVLYWLAGFILARIILSRLLGDSYLKKDKKEQ